In Deltaproteobacteria bacterium, the sequence TCCTTCAAGGTCTTCTCGTGGTCGCCGTCGTCGGCCGACAACACCACGGGGTGGCGGTCGTCGACGAGCTGCTGCTTGTTCGGGCACCAGGTCAGGCGCCCGTGGAGGCCGTCGTCCTGCACGATCTCTGCGCCCTCGAGACCGGGCGGCTCGATCGCGAGCAGGACTTCGCTGTCGTCCTGGTCCTCGATGACGATCGGGACCTCGATGCAGGCCGCGTGGGCGAGATCGAGGGTCGTGCCCGACCCCAGCGGCTCGCGGAACACCGGCACCGCGCCCTGGCCGAGCGTGGTCCGCACGTCGATCGCCACGGTGACGGTGTCGTGCAGGTGCCCGTCGCTGACGATGAAGTCGAAGTACCAGGTGCCGACATGCTCGGCGAGCGGCGTCCATCGGAAGACGCCGCTGCCGTCGGGGCGCCGCGAGATCGAGGCATCGAGGCCGTCGAGCTCGACCTCGTAGGCGAACGAGAGTTCGTCGCCGTCGGCATCGGACGCGCGCAGGTCGATCACCAACTCGGCGCCAACCGCAGCGACCTGGTCGGAGACGCCGTCGAACACCGGCGCATGGCCATCGGCCTTGCACGCACCGCCCTGCACGAGTGGGAGCAGCACGAGGGCGGTACGCAGGGCGGAGGGCATGGGCGGCACGCGGGCGCTCGCGCGGGGTGCAAGCCACGTGCGCACCGCCCCGCCGGCGCGAGCGTGAGGCAAATCGTCGAGATCAGGCAAGCGAGGTCCCAGGCAGCGCGGCGTCGCAGCCGTCCGCACGACTACAGTGGCCAGCCGGCGCGAACGGTTCAAGCGAGGAGTTGCGTGGCGTGAGTGGTTTCACGCATCCCGTCGGCGCGCGAACGCCCGCCGCGGCCCACGCCCCGCCGCCCCCGGGTCGGGGCCAAGGCCCGGTCCGGCTCAGTTGTAGAAGTAGTTGCGCAGCCGCTGGTGCAGCGACTCCGGCACCCGCGACGAGAAGCCCAGGCGCAGCCGCCCGCCATCTCGCGTGCCCCACACGCGCGCGCCGACCGGCAGCTCGAGCGAGCGCACGAACGCCGCCACGGCCGCCGTGTCCTTGCCCGGCACGCCGCCACGCACGTGCACGCGCTCGTCGTCATCGCGGACCTCGACCACGAACACCGCGTCGTGGAACTCACCGCGGGCCAGCCTCCACCCCACGGCGGCGACGACGAGCAGCACCCCGATCGACCACACCAGCGTCATCGACGGTCATGGGTCGCACACGCGCCGCGACGGCGCAAGCAGCCGCCACGGCCACGCGCCGTCGTGCTACGTGATCGCGGTCGCAAGCCGACGCATTCGCCCCCGCGAGTCCCACCATGCCCGCTTCTCGTCGACGTCTGCCGCCGTTCCTCCTCCCGCTCTTCGTTGCGCTCGCGCCGGTCGCGTGTGATCGCGGCGGTCCCGAACCGGTGCCAACCGCCGCGAAGCACCGCGCACCGCCGCCGACGGTCACCACCGCGAAGTTCGATCCCACCGCGCTCGAGCCCGACCAGCTGCGACCCAAGGGCGGCACGGGCGAGCGCGACGCGGGCGCGCAACCGGCCACCGACGAGGACGCGAAGATGGCGAAGCCGGTCCGCGATCCCGTGGCCGACTTCGTGGCCTCGCGCGACGCAAAGCGCGTCGAGGTGACGGCCCGGCCGGGCACGCCCGAGTGGTTCGTGCAAGGGCTCGAGGCCTTCCGCGCCGGCGACATCGATCCGATCGTCGCCAACTTCGCGATCGACATCGAGTGGGATGCGGTCGGCTCGCCGCTCGAGCCGCCGTCGATCGGCAAGCCCGCAGTGCTGTCGCGCTGGGAGGACCTGCTCACGGCAATCCCCGACATGAAGCTGCACGCGCGCCGCATCTTCCACCGCGGCGATCTGGTGGTGATGCAGGTGGTGCTCACCGGCTCGCACAAGGGCGATTTCCGCGGCATCGCGGCGACCGGCAAGCCCCTGGGCGCCGAGGTGCTGGCGTGGGTGTGGCACGACGCCGACGGCAAGGCCAAGCGCGTGCGCGTGGTCTACGACGAGGCCGCGTTGCTCTCGCAGATGGGTCAGCTCGGCGCCGCTGCGGCCGCGAAGATCCCCGAGGTGCCCGAGGGTGCGCCCGAGATCATCGGCGGCGACGAGGACCCCGCCGCCGCGAAGGCGGTGCGGGCGATGTTGTCGGCGGGCAAGAAGGCCTGGACGCTGTGCGAGACCAAGTACTGCACCGCGGACATGGTCTCCCACGACGTCCGCACCGGCGAGACCATGACCACCCCCGAGCAGCATCGCGAGGGCCACGACGCGTTCTTCACCGCGTTCCCCGACGCGAAGGTCACGGTGCAGGACGCGGTGTCGTTCGGGCCCGACTGGGTCGTCAGCTTCGCGCGCGTGCGCGGCACGCACCGCGGCCCCCTGGGCGCGATGCCGGCGAGCAATCGCAAGGTCGAGGTCGCGATGTCCGAGCTGCTGCGGCTGTCCGCGGGCAAGGTGGCCGAGACGTGGAGCTACGCCAACGGCTTGCAGCTGCTGGCGGCCATCGGAGCCTTCCAGGCGCCCGCCCCCGCCGCCGCGCCGTGACGGCCGCGGCGTCGCGACACGGGTCTGCGGCGCGCGGGCGGGCTGCTACGCTGCGCCCTGGCCCCCCTCGCGCATGCTGACGCTGACGATGCTCGCCGCGCTGACGCCTGCCCCTGCGGCCGACGAGTTCTCGCTGCGTTGGCAAGCACCGCAGCAGTGCCCGCGCGAGCACGAGGTCCGCGCGGCGATCGAGCAACAACTGGGTCGCGCGATCGAACCCCCGCTCGGCGACGGCCTGCGGGTGGAGCTCGACGCCGCCGCACAGGACGACGGGCGCTGGCGCATCGAGCTGAGGATCGCGGGGCCGGACGGCACTGCACCCCGCGAGCTCGACGACGCCAGTGATTGCGCGGCCGCGGTGCAGGCCGCCGCGCTGGTGGTCGCGATCGCGATCGATCCCCAGCTCGTGTTCGCGGTGCCGGATCCGCCGCAGCCAGTGACGACGGCCACGGAGCCCGCCACGACGACGGCGACGCCAGCCGACGACGACGCCCCAACGACGACGACGACGACGACCGACGACAACGACGGCGACGCGGCCGTGCCCGCGACGCCGCGAGCACGGGGACGCACCCGCGCGGTGTTGGGGCTCGCGCCGGCGATCTCGGTGGGTGATCTGCCGGCACCCGGGGGCCACGGCCGCGTGTGGCTCGGGCTCGCGCAGCCCAGGTGGCGTGTCGAGGTCGGTGGCAGCGTCGGTGGCGGCCCCACGCGATCGAGCGGCGCGGCGCGGATCGCCTTCCTGCGATGGACCGCCCAGCTGCGGGCATGTCCGGTGTTCCGGCCCGGCGCCGGTGCCCGACTCGAGCTGCTCGCGTGCGCCGGGATCGATGCCGGCCAGACCCGCGTGCGCGTGCGGTCGCTGCCGAGCACCCCGAGCGCCGACCGCAGCCCCGATCCATGGATCGCCCCGGTGGTCGCCGGCGCCCTGGTGTGGCTGCCACGCCCCGCGCTGGGCGTGCGCGTCGGCGTCGAGCTGGGGGTGCCCGCAATCCGCCGCAGCTATCAGATCCTGGGCGCGCCGGCGGTCTTCGCCACCGCCCCGGTGTTCGGCGCCGCGTTCGTCGGTGTCGAGGGCAGATTTCCGTGATGGAATTGGCGGCGTCGCGGAACCAATGCCCGTGAGTCCCCCCGCCGTGGCGCTGCAACCCCCGACCGAGCTCCGGTCGCGCGGTGCCGCTGCACCCACGGTGCGGGTCGACGAGCGGGAGCTGGCCGCCGTGTACACCGAACACCATGCATTCGTCTGGCGCTCGCTGTCGCGGCTCGGCGTCGACGACGGACGCGTCGACGACGGCGTGCACGACGTCTTCATGGTGGTCGCGCAGCGGCTGCACGAGTTCGAGGGCCGCGCCTCCATGCGCACATGGTTGTTCGCGATCGCGATGCGGGTCGCGCAGTCGTTCCGTCGCGACGCCGCCCGTGAGCGAGCCCGCACGACGCCGCTCGAGCGCGCCGGCGAGCCCGTGCACTCGCCGCACGAGGGCGCCGACGCAGCCCGGACCCTGCGACGGCTGCTCGATCGCCTCGACGACGACAAGCGCGCCGTGTTCGTGATGGCCGAGCTCGAGGGCATGACCGCACCCGAGATCGCCCAGGTCATCGACGCCAAGTTGCCAACGGTCTACTCGCGACTGCGACTCGCGCGGGAGGAGCTCGAGCGCCACGTGGCGCGCGCGCAGGCCCGCGACACCGATCGCCCGCGCGGACGGGAAGGACGGACGCCATGAACGCGCCTCGCCGCAGCGCCCTCGACGGGCTCATCGCCGCCGAGCGTGATCACGCCGTACAGCCGTCACCGGCCGCCGCCGCGCAGGGCTGGGATCGTCTACGTCGCGCGCTGCCCGGCGCCGCGCTGATGCCAGAGTTCGACGTCGCGCCCAGCAGCCTCGGCAGCGCGGGCGCTGGCAAGGCCACCGCGGCATCGCAGTGGATGGGTTCGTGGCGTGCATGGGTGAGTTCGTCGGGTGGATGGGTAGGTAAGACGATCGTCGGTGGCGTGGTCGCCACCACGGTCACGGCCGGTGTGCTCGCGTCGCGTCCGGACGATGCGCGCGGCACCCGGGCCGCGACGGTGCCCGAGGTCGCCGCCGATCGTGCGCAGGCCGCCATGCCGGCCGCAGTGCCGCCGACGCCGACGCCGACGCCGACGCCGACACCCGAGCCCGCACAGCTGCCCTCGACGATCGCCACCACCACCGCGGCGATCGTCGAGCCCCCGCCGATCGCCGCCGCTGCGACCACGCGGCGGTCGCGGAGCGCCACGGCGCGTGCGCCCGAGCCCTCGCCACCGGCGGCCACCCTCGACGACGAGGCCGCGCTGTTGCGGGCCGCGAACCGGGCGCTCGGTGCCGGCGACACCGCGCTGGCACTGGCGCGCCTGTCCGAGCACGCCTCACGCTTCGAACGCGGCACGCTGGCACAGGATCGCGATGCGTTGCGCGTGGTCGTGCTGTGCCGCGCGGGTCGACGCAGCGACGCCGTGGCGGCGCGGAAGCGCTTTCTCGAGCGGTGGCCGCAATCGGTGCACGCCGCACGCGTGCGTGCTGCATGCCCCGACCCGGAGCCCTAGCGGAGCCCTGCGGTCGCACGATGGTTGGAATGCGAGTGTCGGCGACGCCCTGATGTCGTCGCCGCGTGATGGGTCGAACGAACGCGCCGTCGCTTCGGCGCAGTGGAGGATGAAAACGATGGGACGCCAATTCAATGTACGCTCGATGCACGCGATCTTGCTGTCGACGCCACTGGCCCTGGGCGGTGGCTGTCTGGCCCCGAAGGTGCTCGGGGGTGTCGATACCGACGCCGGCACCGACGGCAGCGGCAGCAGTGGCTCCGAGGCCTCCGACGGTCACTCGAGCTCGCCGACCGGGGGCGACGACAGCTCGAGCGGCGGGAGCGTCGGCGCAGCGCCGGCAGTCGACATCCTGTTCGTGTTCGACAACTCGGGCTCGATGGGTGAGGAGCAGGGTGCGCTGGCCAGCTCGATCGACGCGCTGGTCGAGCAACTCGAGCAGTTCACGGACATCAGCTATCGCATCGGCGTGACCACCACCGACAACGGCAACCCGTGGTGCAACGGGACCTCTCCCGAGGCCGGAGATCTGCGGATGAGCAGCTGCCGCGAGCGCCTCGGCGATTTCGTGTTCAACGGCGCGGAGCCGAGCGACGCCACCGCGGTCGCGTGCACCGACATCTGCACGCTCGAGCAGATCCCGCTGGTGCCGACCGTCACCGAGTTCGATCCGAGCCCCCGTGCGCGCCCGTGGATCGAGCGCGGTGTGGAGGGCACCAACCTCGACGGTGTGACGCTCTCCGACGCACTGCACTGCGCACTGCCCCAGGGCATCGCGGGCTGCGGCTTCGAGTCGCCGCTCGAGTCGGCGTACAAGGCCATGCTGCGCATGCAGAGCGCCGGCGAATCCAGCTACGGGTTCCTTCGCACCGAGGCCCACCTGGTGGTCATCTTCGTCACCGACGAGACCGATTGCTCGGCGCAGGACGACACGCTGTTCCTGCCGGCAAGCATGGGCGGCAATCCCGAAGGATTCTGGAGCGACCCGACCGCCTCGGCACCGAGTTCGGCGGTCTGCTGGAACGCGGGCGTCGCGTGCACCGGCGACGGCGCGCCCTACGAGGAGTGCCACGCAGCCGACTACGGCCACGACGCCGCCGTGACGACGCAGCCCACCGAGGCGATGTTGCGGCCGACCTCGCGCTACATCGACTACTTCCTGGCGCTCGACGAGGCCAAGCGGGCGCACAACGGCACCGCGGTGTTCCTCTTCGGGGTGATGGGCGTACCGGTCGGCTACCCCGCGAACCCGCTGGTCTACGCCGATGCCGAGTCGCCGACCTATCAGGACGACTTCGGCATCGGTCCCGGGTGCAGCAGCGAGTGGGGCAACGCGGTGCCGCCCGTGCGCGAGCGCGAGGTCATCGAGGCGCTGCAGAAGCCGGGCATGACGACCTCGATGTTCTCGATCTGCGAGCCGCCACTGGCCGGCGTGTACCCCAACCTCGTCGCTCAGCTCGCGCCGTTCCTGGGCGAGTGATGTCGACGCGACCGCGACGCCGAAGCGTCGCGGTCGCGCAGGTACTAGCCGCCGCAGTGGATCGACCACACGTGGAAGCCGATGCCGGCGTTCACGTTGGTGAACATGAGGTCATCGCCCACGCGCACGAGGCCCGCCTCGGCAGTCGCGTACGAGC encodes:
- a CDS encoding DUF3634 family protein; this encodes MTLVWSIGVLLVVAAVGWRLARGEFHDAVFVVEVRDDDERVHVRGGVPGKDTAAVAAFVRSLELPVGARVWGTRDGGRLRLGFSSRVPESLHQRLRNYFYN
- a CDS encoding ester cyclase — its product is MPASRRRLPPFLLPLFVALAPVACDRGGPEPVPTAAKHRAPPPTVTTAKFDPTALEPDQLRPKGGTGERDAGAQPATDEDAKMAKPVRDPVADFVASRDAKRVEVTARPGTPEWFVQGLEAFRAGDIDPIVANFAIDIEWDAVGSPLEPPSIGKPAVLSRWEDLLTAIPDMKLHARRIFHRGDLVVMQVVLTGSHKGDFRGIAATGKPLGAEVLAWVWHDADGKAKRVRVVYDEAALLSQMGQLGAAAAAKIPEVPEGAPEIIGGDEDPAAAKAVRAMLSAGKKAWTLCETKYCTADMVSHDVRTGETMTTPEQHREGHDAFFTAFPDAKVTVQDAVSFGPDWVVSFARVRGTHRGPLGAMPASNRKVEVAMSELLRLSAGKVAETWSYANGLQLLAAIGAFQAPAPAAAP
- a CDS encoding RNA polymerase sigma factor; translated protein: MSPPAVALQPPTELRSRGAAAPTVRVDERELAAVYTEHHAFVWRSLSRLGVDDGRVDDGVHDVFMVVAQRLHEFEGRASMRTWLFAIAMRVAQSFRRDAARERARTTPLERAGEPVHSPHEGADAARTLRRLLDRLDDDKRAVFVMAELEGMTAPEIAQVIDAKLPTVYSRLRLAREELERHVARAQARDTDRPRGREGRTP
- a CDS encoding VWA domain-containing protein; protein product: MGRQFNVRSMHAILLSTPLALGGGCLAPKVLGGVDTDAGTDGSGSSGSEASDGHSSSPTGGDDSSSGGSVGAAPAVDILFVFDNSGSMGEEQGALASSIDALVEQLEQFTDISYRIGVTTTDNGNPWCNGTSPEAGDLRMSSCRERLGDFVFNGAEPSDATAVACTDICTLEQIPLVPTVTEFDPSPRARPWIERGVEGTNLDGVTLSDALHCALPQGIAGCGFESPLESAYKAMLRMQSAGESSYGFLRTEAHLVVIFVTDETDCSAQDDTLFLPASMGGNPEGFWSDPTASAPSSAVCWNAGVACTGDGAPYEECHAADYGHDAAVTTQPTEAMLRPTSRYIDYFLALDEAKRAHNGTAVFLFGVMGVPVGYPANPLVYADAESPTYQDDFGIGPGCSSEWGNAVPPVREREVIEALQKPGMTTSMFSICEPPLAGVYPNLVAQLAPFLGE